From a single Gimesia fumaroli genomic region:
- a CDS encoding ABC transporter permease — protein MKKILGILILLIVVCVVTAVSNENFVSAYNMQNVIRLTSLFGIISIGVAFVIISGGIDLSIGSVICLVGSLLPYMIVEKQFSIASALLLAGTISIAIGLFHGLLITKLKLQPFIVTLCGLLIYRGIARGITEDQTQGFGTGYTSLRYLATGKVEIPFWEGFKLPVPFLIMLGLAIVAAFFLNKTIFGRYLKAIGNNEAAARYSGIKTDQVVIMSYVICSFLAGVGGVLFALDINSVQPEGIGNFYELYAIAAAVLGGCSIRGGEGTILGVVIGAALMRVLRNSITMLGIPSQLEFAIIGAVILVGVITDELVKRYAQKRRAILQARQTSG, from the coding sequence ATGAAGAAAATCCTGGGCATTTTAATTTTGTTAATTGTCGTATGTGTGGTGACGGCGGTCTCAAATGAAAATTTTGTCTCCGCATACAACATGCAAAATGTGATCCGGTTAACGTCGTTGTTCGGCATCATTAGTATTGGTGTGGCATTTGTGATCATTTCCGGCGGTATCGATCTTTCGATTGGTTCGGTCATCTGTCTGGTCGGTAGTTTATTGCCTTATATGATCGTAGAAAAACAATTTTCTATCGCGAGTGCTCTTTTACTCGCAGGAACAATCTCAATTGCCATCGGACTGTTCCATGGTTTATTAATTACAAAGCTCAAATTACAACCTTTTATTGTTACCCTGTGTGGCCTGCTGATATACCGTGGTATTGCCCGGGGTATTACCGAGGATCAGACGCAAGGCTTTGGAACGGGATATACCAGCTTACGCTATTTAGCAACCGGAAAAGTCGAAATCCCGTTTTGGGAAGGTTTCAAATTACCTGTTCCCTTTCTGATCATGCTCGGTCTGGCCATTGTGGCGGCCTTCTTTTTAAACAAAACGATTTTTGGTCGCTATCTGAAAGCGATCGGCAATAACGAAGCAGCCGCTCGCTATTCCGGCATTAAAACGGACCAGGTGGTGATCATGTCATACGTGATCTGCTCCTTTTTAGCAGGCGTGGGTGGCGTCTTGTTCGCATTGGATATTAACTCTGTTCAACCGGAAGGCATCGGCAATTTCTATGAACTGTACGCCATAGCAGCTGCTGTTTTAGGAGGCTGTAGCATTCGTGGGGGCGAAGGCACCATTCTGGGGGTGGTGATTGGTGCAGCCCTGATGCGGGTTCTTCGCAATTCGATTACCATGCTGGGGATTCCCTCCCAACTGGAATTTGCTATCATTGGAGCAGTGATATTAGTCGGAGTGATCACAGATGAGCTGGTAAAACGCTATGCCCAGAAACGCAGAGCGATTCTACAGGCAAGGCAAACCTCCGGATAG
- a CDS encoding c-type cytochrome produces MIQALRTLSIAVSAVLVSQSLMADDASQSQSTQKWTFTDSDHGWTAYKDCTLDVQDNALQIHSTGKDPHFGRDLKSPAGWKKVKLRVRSTQRLKGEIYWKTQKQNGYSDSLSQKFQTRNNNNNKWQDLAFVFYADSEITGLRIDPASRKGLVEIESISLEDTEAPASASATPVDQIKLLKGFKIELLYSVPTDVQGSWVSMTIDPKGRLIASDQYGALYRITPAKIGSQDNDTKVEKLPVDMGMAHGLLYAFDSLYAVVNGGKERPSGLYRLKDTNGDDQFDDIKFLREIKGAGEHGPHAIILSPDKKSLYIAAGNHTDLPAPEKSVVPQNWDEDLLLPRLWDARGHAAGKLAPGGWICRTDPEGKEFEVVSIGFRNEYDIAFNPEGELFTYDADMEWDVGSPWYRPTRVNHVTSGSEFGWRSGTGKWPDYYPDSLPAIVNIGQGSPTGIVFGTGTKFPAKYQEALFISDWSYGIIYAVHMKPQGASYVATYEKFASATPLPVTDLVVNPVDGAFYFTIGGRKTQSGLYRITYVGDESTAPVEPKPDQLAALRELRRDIEAFHSQQDESIVYSVWPYLGHDDRHIRYAARIALEHQPVEQWQNCVLLEKDPATLINAGIALARNGKPGFKTPLINRLKSLDWKALSQTQKMDLLRLYQLVFIRLGEPTEKERKEVLAQINGAYPAKNSFMNRELSQVLVYLNVPKVIERTLELQDKALTQEEQIHYAKVLSSLTTGWNDDLRKKYFKWYLKSTAHKGGMSFNKFLVNIRAEAIKTLTDAEKETLKSVLEVNLEKAEPIAQGPPRPFVKKWTVDELLNAANTDKVQRSFDRGREMFAAATCFKCHRFAGEGGTIGPDLTGAGGRFNAQNLLESIIEPSKVISDQYASTMFLLDDGRVVNGRVINLHGKNLMVLTDMANPSNLTSVNRDMVEEMLPSKSSMMPTGLVDTLTKEEALDLLAYLRSGGNPDHELFKKKD; encoded by the coding sequence GTGATTCAAGCACTCAGAACTTTATCTATTGCCGTTAGCGCGGTACTGGTCTCGCAGTCGTTAATGGCAGACGACGCCAGTCAGTCGCAGTCAACCCAGAAGTGGACGTTCACTGACAGCGACCATGGCTGGACAGCCTATAAAGATTGTACTTTGGATGTGCAGGATAACGCACTCCAAATTCACAGCACCGGCAAAGATCCTCACTTTGGTCGCGATCTGAAATCTCCTGCCGGCTGGAAAAAAGTCAAACTGCGTGTGCGGTCGACTCAGAGATTGAAGGGGGAAATTTACTGGAAAACTCAAAAGCAAAACGGCTATTCCGACAGCCTCTCGCAAAAGTTTCAGACTAGAAACAACAATAATAACAAATGGCAGGATCTGGCATTTGTCTTTTATGCAGACTCGGAAATAACGGGCCTGCGGATTGATCCTGCCAGTCGAAAGGGACTGGTCGAAATCGAATCGATCTCACTGGAAGATACCGAAGCCCCCGCTTCAGCATCAGCGACGCCTGTCGATCAAATCAAACTGCTCAAGGGGTTCAAAATCGAACTGTTGTATTCTGTTCCTACTGATGTGCAAGGGTCTTGGGTTAGTATGACCATTGATCCCAAAGGACGCTTGATTGCCTCGGATCAGTATGGTGCATTATATCGGATTACTCCTGCCAAAATTGGTTCTCAAGACAACGATACAAAGGTCGAAAAGCTTCCCGTCGATATGGGAATGGCACACGGCTTACTGTATGCGTTTGACAGTCTGTATGCAGTCGTAAATGGCGGCAAGGAACGTCCATCCGGATTATATCGTCTGAAAGATACGAATGGTGACGATCAGTTTGATGACATCAAATTTCTGAGAGAAATCAAAGGAGCTGGTGAACACGGACCTCATGCGATTATTCTTTCGCCTGATAAAAAGTCACTGTATATTGCCGCCGGTAATCATACTGATTTGCCAGCTCCGGAGAAATCGGTCGTGCCTCAAAATTGGGACGAAGACTTACTCTTGCCTCGACTATGGGATGCCCGCGGTCATGCCGCCGGTAAACTGGCACCAGGTGGTTGGATCTGTCGTACCGATCCTGAAGGAAAAGAATTTGAAGTCGTCAGCATTGGGTTCCGTAACGAGTATGACATTGCCTTCAATCCGGAAGGAGAACTGTTTACTTATGATGCTGACATGGAGTGGGATGTGGGTTCGCCCTGGTATCGTCCGACGCGTGTGAATCATGTCACCAGTGGCAGTGAATTCGGCTGGCGCTCCGGTACCGGAAAATGGCCCGATTACTATCCTGACAGTCTGCCCGCGATTGTGAATATCGGTCAGGGATCACCAACGGGGATTGTCTTCGGAACGGGAACTAAATTCCCTGCGAAATATCAGGAAGCTCTGTTTATTTCAGACTGGAGCTACGGAATCATATACGCCGTGCACATGAAGCCACAAGGTGCTTCTTATGTCGCGACCTACGAAAAATTTGCTTCAGCTACTCCGCTTCCCGTAACGGATCTGGTTGTCAATCCCGTGGATGGCGCGTTTTACTTTACCATCGGTGGTCGAAAGACACAGTCCGGCTTATACCGGATTACTTATGTTGGAGATGAGTCCACGGCTCCGGTTGAACCGAAGCCGGATCAGTTGGCAGCCCTGCGGGAATTGCGTCGTGATATCGAAGCATTTCATAGTCAACAGGATGAATCCATTGTCTATTCCGTCTGGCCTTACCTGGGCCACGATGATCGGCACATTCGCTATGCTGCTCGTATCGCATTGGAACATCAACCTGTTGAACAATGGCAGAACTGTGTTCTGTTAGAAAAGGATCCTGCTACGCTGATTAACGCCGGCATCGCCTTGGCGCGAAATGGTAAACCGGGATTTAAAACGCCTTTAATTAACCGGCTGAAGAGCCTGGACTGGAAGGCGTTAAGCCAGACTCAGAAAATGGATTTACTGCGGCTGTATCAGCTCGTATTCATCCGATTGGGAGAACCAACGGAAAAAGAACGCAAAGAAGTGCTCGCACAAATTAACGGCGCTTATCCGGCAAAGAATTCATTCATGAATCGCGAACTGAGTCAGGTTCTGGTTTACTTGAATGTGCCCAAGGTGATTGAACGTACTCTGGAACTGCAGGATAAAGCACTGACTCAGGAAGAGCAGATCCATTATGCCAAAGTGCTCAGCAGTCTGACGACTGGCTGGAACGATGATCTGCGTAAGAAGTATTTCAAATGGTACTTGAAATCGACGGCTCATAAAGGGGGCATGTCATTTAATAAATTCCTCGTCAATATTCGCGCGGAAGCAATTAAAACACTGACAGATGCCGAGAAAGAAACTCTCAAGTCCGTTCTGGAAGTGAATCTGGAAAAAGCGGAGCCCATTGCACAAGGACCGCCACGACCCTTTGTCAAAAAGTGGACCGTCGATGAGCTCTTGAATGCAGCCAATACCGATAAGGTTCAGCGAAGCTTTGATCGGGGACGAGAAATGTTTGCAGCCGCGACCTGTTTCAAATGTCATCGTTTTGCTGGTGAAGGGGGAACGATTGGACCGGATCTTACCGGAGCAGGCGGACGCTTCAATGCACAGAACCTGTTGGAGTCAATCATTGAACCTTCCAAAGTGATTTCCGATCAATACGCTTCAACCATGTTTCTTCTCGATGATGGTCGAGTGGTGAATGGTCGCGTGATCAATCTACACGGTAAGAATTTGATGGTGCTGACTGATATGGCCAACCCCAGCAATTTGACCAGCGTCAATCGGGATATGGTAGAAGAAATGCTGCCTTCCAAGTCGTCTATGATGCCTACTGGTCTCGTTGATACATTGACCAAAGAAGAAGCGCTGGACTTGTTGGCCTATTTGCGATCTGGGGGGAACCCAGATCATGAGCTGTTTAAGAAGAAGGACTAG
- a CDS encoding FmdB family zinc ribbon protein — protein sequence MITYEYYCEANGITVEVSHRMSESLQTWGELCERAGIPLAKTPKTTPVERLISGGLLFKGESSNKKSQLPMADPGCGRSNCCRHQH from the coding sequence ATGATTACTTATGAATATTATTGCGAGGCCAATGGCATAACTGTCGAAGTCAGCCATCGCATGTCGGAATCGCTCCAGACCTGGGGAGAACTCTGTGAGAGAGCCGGAATTCCCCTGGCAAAAACTCCTAAAACAACTCCCGTCGAACGCCTGATTTCGGGCGGACTCCTGTTTAAAGGGGAGAGTTCCAACAAAAAGTCACAGCTCCCGATGGCCGATCCCGGATGTGGCCGTTCCAATTGCTGCCGTCACCAACACTAA
- a CDS encoding sugar-binding protein, with protein MTCRELIRNGRFLATLLSISLFFAGCNQQKGNENSDATDANSAEKNDVAFVTNGIASFWVIAQKGAEKAGEDLDVNVEVRMPPKGVTDQKRMVQELLAQGIDGIAISPIDPDNQNDLLQEIADNSILVTQDSDAPESPRQCYIGMDNYKAGRMCGELVKEALPDGGEIMLFVGRLGQANAKLRRQGVIDELMERSHDNTRYDEPGKVIKNKKYTILDTRLDDFDFPQAKANAQDAIANNPDLKCMVGLFAYNPPLCLEAIRDAGKLNEIKVVSFDEDESSLQGIVDGTVEGTVVQNPYKYGYESVRVLNALANGDKSVVPENKIIHIPARKITKDNVKEYWAELKSLTSDTDQLKKDNAENLKLDLKPAETENSPEKQKDAKADE; from the coding sequence ATGACTTGTCGTGAACTGATTCGGAATGGCCGCTTTTTAGCAACATTATTAAGTATTTCACTCTTTTTTGCTGGTTGCAATCAGCAAAAAGGCAATGAAAATTCTGATGCAACAGATGCAAACTCTGCAGAAAAAAATGATGTTGCCTTTGTCACAAATGGGATCGCTTCGTTCTGGGTGATTGCACAGAAAGGCGCAGAAAAAGCGGGAGAGGATCTGGATGTGAATGTAGAAGTTCGCATGCCTCCTAAAGGTGTCACTGATCAAAAAAGAATGGTCCAGGAACTTTTAGCGCAAGGCATTGATGGAATCGCCATTAGCCCGATCGACCCTGATAATCAGAATGATCTCTTACAGGAAATCGCTGACAACTCCATTCTGGTCACACAGGATTCCGATGCGCCCGAAAGCCCGCGCCAATGTTATATCGGCATGGACAACTACAAAGCGGGCCGCATGTGTGGTGAACTGGTCAAGGAAGCGCTGCCCGATGGCGGTGAAATCATGCTGTTTGTCGGACGTCTGGGACAGGCTAATGCAAAACTTCGACGACAGGGAGTGATTGATGAATTGATGGAGCGTTCTCACGACAACACACGTTACGACGAACCGGGCAAAGTCATCAAAAATAAGAAATACACGATCCTGGATACGCGTCTGGATGACTTTGATTTCCCACAGGCAAAAGCCAATGCTCAGGATGCGATAGCCAATAACCCTGACCTGAAATGTATGGTTGGGCTGTTTGCCTACAATCCCCCCTTATGCTTAGAAGCGATTCGTGATGCAGGGAAACTGAACGAGATTAAAGTGGTTTCATTTGATGAAGATGAATCCAGCCTGCAAGGAATCGTTGACGGGACCGTCGAAGGAACGGTTGTTCAGAATCCTTACAAGTATGGATATGAATCGGTTCGTGTTCTGAACGCACTTGCCAACGGCGATAAATCTGTTGTACCGGAGAATAAAATCATTCATATTCCTGCTCGCAAAATTACGAAGGACAATGTGAAAGAGTACTGGGCTGAGTTGAAATCCCTGACCAGTGACACCGATCAACTCAAGAAGGATAATGCGGAAAATCTCAAACTCGATCTTAAGCCAGCAGAAACAGAAAATTCTCCCGAAAAACAGAAAGACGCGAAGGCGGATGAGTAA
- a CDS encoding sugar ABC transporter ATP-binding protein, translated as MSNSSSAHSAPLLEVQKITKQFPGVKALSQVSLTLGHGEVLAVIGENGAGKSTLMKILAGVQPPDSGNLLIDGKRISNSNVEDALDCGIALIHQELNLCENLDIAANIFLGREPNSAGVIRQKQTYLESEKLLKRVGLNVSPHTLVGNLTVGQQQMVEIAKALSINARILIMDEPTSSLSLHESEALFSVIRELKAQGVSIIYISHRLGEVNDLADRVVVLRDGENAGDLDRDSISHEQMVQLMVGRNVSQFFTHTPHQPGEVILEVKDLRTPVNPTHEINFSLKKNEIVGIAGLVGAGRTELMQVLFGIDAPQGGAIFVNGQETRIHSPRDAIQAGLALVPEDRKLQGLVLEMAVRENMSLASLSRDRKLLGMINFSKERDISEEMIAAMKIKTPSDHQIVQFLSGGNQQKVVLGKWLAMKPKVLLLDEPTRGVDVGAKEEIYNLMNELASTGMAVLFVSSDLEEIRGISDRVLVMHEGRLTGELSRDKLSEEAIMQLATGQTDKAVTA; from the coding sequence ATGAGTAATTCCAGTTCGGCTCACTCCGCTCCGCTTCTGGAAGTGCAGAAGATTACCAAGCAGTTCCCTGGTGTGAAAGCTTTGAGTCAGGTTAGCTTGACTTTAGGTCATGGGGAAGTGCTGGCAGTGATTGGGGAAAATGGGGCCGGTAAAAGCACCTTGATGAAGATTCTGGCGGGCGTCCAGCCCCCGGATTCTGGAAACCTGTTGATCGACGGAAAACGCATCTCGAATTCCAATGTAGAGGATGCGCTTGACTGTGGGATCGCATTAATTCATCAGGAACTGAATCTCTGTGAGAATCTGGATATTGCGGCGAATATATTTTTGGGGCGTGAGCCCAACTCGGCAGGCGTCATACGCCAGAAGCAAACGTACCTCGAATCGGAAAAGCTGCTAAAACGTGTGGGTTTAAATGTTTCACCTCATACACTGGTGGGAAACCTCACGGTCGGACAGCAACAGATGGTCGAAATCGCCAAAGCGCTTTCGATCAATGCCCGAATTCTGATCATGGATGAGCCTACCTCATCTCTCTCGCTTCATGAATCCGAAGCTTTGTTTTCTGTTATCCGAGAGTTAAAAGCACAAGGTGTCAGTATTATCTATATCTCTCACCGCCTGGGAGAAGTGAACGATCTGGCTGACCGGGTCGTTGTACTGCGCGATGGTGAAAATGCAGGCGATCTGGATCGTGATTCAATTTCGCACGAGCAAATGGTGCAATTGATGGTGGGCCGAAATGTGTCCCAGTTTTTTACACACACTCCTCATCAACCAGGTGAAGTGATTCTGGAAGTAAAAGATCTGCGGACTCCGGTAAACCCAACACACGAAATTAACTTTTCACTGAAGAAGAATGAGATCGTTGGGATTGCGGGGCTGGTTGGCGCAGGGCGAACAGAATTGATGCAGGTTCTGTTTGGAATCGATGCCCCTCAAGGGGGAGCGATTTTCGTAAATGGTCAAGAAACGCGAATTCATTCTCCCCGGGATGCAATCCAAGCCGGTCTGGCACTGGTTCCCGAAGACCGCAAACTGCAGGGACTCGTACTGGAAATGGCCGTTCGGGAGAATATGAGTCTGGCCAGTCTCTCCCGTGACCGGAAACTACTGGGGATGATTAATTTTTCAAAAGAGCGAGATATTTCAGAAGAGATGATCGCTGCTATGAAAATCAAGACTCCCAGTGATCACCAGATCGTTCAGTTTTTGTCAGGGGGAAACCAGCAAAAAGTAGTTTTGGGAAAATGGTTAGCCATGAAACCGAAAGTTCTGCTGCTGGATGAGCCCACACGAGGCGTGGACGTGGGGGCCAAGGAAGAAATTTATAATCTGATGAATGAGCTGGCTTCCACAGGGATGGCAGTATTATTCGTCAGTAGTGACCTGGAAGAAATTCGCGGCATTTCAGATCGTGTTCTTGTCATGCATGAAGGGCGGCTGACAGGAGAACTGTCGCGAGACAAACTGAGTGAAGAAGCGATCATGCAACTGGCGACAGGACAAACAGATAAAGCAGTGACTGCTTGA